CCCGGCTCGGACAACGCCTACAAGTTCGAGCTGTCCTTCCCGGTGACCATCATCGTGCTGTCGCTGCTGGTCGGCCGGGTCCGCCCCCTGCTCTCGGTGCTGGCGCTCGGGGTGCTGGGACTGTTCAACATCGTCAACGACGCCCGCAGCGCCTTCGGCTTCTGCGTGATCGCGGCCGGGCTCGTCCTCTGGCAGGCCCGGTCGACCCGGGAGCCCGACCGACCGCGGCCACTGCGCACCGTGCTGCTGCTGGCGTCGGCCCTGGTGGGCGCCTACGCGGCGATCACCCAACTGCTCGTCTCCGGTGCCCTGGGTGCACAGGTGCAGGCCCGCTCGATCACCCAGATCGAGCAGACCGGGACCCTGCTGCTCGGTGGCCGGCCGGAGTGGACCGCCACCTGGGCGCTGATGCAGGAGAACCCGTTGGGCTTCGGGCTCGGCACCGTGCCCGCAGCCGGCGACATCGCCCTGGCCAAGCAGGGCTTCGCCGTCACGCACGTGCCCACCGCCGAGGGCTACATCGAGCACTACATGTTCGCCGGCCGCTTCGAGCTGCACTCGGTGATCGCCGACCTCTGGTCCAACGCCGGCCCGGCCGGCCTGCTCTGGGGCCTCCTGCTGGGCGGCCTGCTGGTCACGTCCCTGGTCCGCCAGCTGAGCCGGCGGAGGGCGTCCGCGCTGACCTGCCTGCTCGTGCCCGCGAGCCTCTTCTGGCTGGCCTTCGGCCCGCTTCCGGCGAACCTCCCCGACATCGCCATGACGCTCGGTCTGGTGCTGCCGCTGCGGGAGGCACTGCCGGGGAGGCGGGTGCCGCCACGGCCGGCCGGTGCCCGACCGGTCGACCGCGGCGAGGCCGAGCGGGAGACCGCGGTCAGCGTCCTCCGGTAGCGGCGCCGGGCTCACCGGCACCCTGGAACATCCACTCGTCCGCAGCCAGCCGCCCGTCCCGGTGCGGCAGGTCGGCCAGCACCGAGGCCGCCGGCCGGCGGGCGCGCAGCGACCGGACCAGCCCGGCCGCGACCTCCGCCACCGGCGCGCCGGCGGGGAGCACCTCGTGGCCGTGCCCGGCCAGCCAGTCGGCGAGCCCGGTCTCCTCGGTGGTGACCACGGTGCACCCGTGGGCCAGCCCCTCGACGACCGGCAGCCCCACCTGCTCGCGCCAGGTGGGGGTCCGCTGGGACAGCAGCACGAGGACCGCCGCCCGGCGCTGGTGGCGGTGCACCTCTTCCCGGGGCGGGGCCACGACCACCTCCACCCCCGGCACGCGGTCGGCCAGCTCACGGCCGGCGGACTCCAGCGGCCCCTGGCCCACCAGCGTCAACCGGGCCGCCGGGTGCTGCCGGACCACCTCCGGCCAGGCGGCGACCAGTTCACCGAGGCCCTTGCGTGCCGCGAAGGCGCCGACGAAGACGACCTGGTCGGGGTCGCGGATCGCCGGGACGGCGCAGTCGCACGGGGCCGGGAGGGCCGGGACGACCGCCGTCCGGCAGTCCTGCAGCTCGGGCCCGAGGTCCGCGGCGTAGAGCTCTGCTGCCGCCGAGGTGCCGAAGGCGAGCCGGTCGACCCGCCGGGCCACGAACCGGGTCATGGCCCGGTCCAGGCGGGCACGCACCCGCCGGCGGAGGTGCGCGTCGGGCTCGGGTGCGTAGTTGTCCCGGTTCTCGATGGCGTAGGAGACGACCAGCGTCCCGGTGCGGTGCAGCCGGGCGGAGAGGCCCGCCGCGGCCACCGCGACGGAGGTCTTCCACAACCCGGGGCGCAGCAACGGCTCGTTCACCTCGACGGCGGCCAGCCGCGACCGCAGGATGGTGACCGCCAGCGAGGGGAGCCTGCCCCGGACCAGGTCAAGCCCCTCGGTCAGCGCCGGGTCGAAGTCGTAGCGCCAGCGCTGGTGCAGGATCGTCGCGGGGGGCAGCGCGTGCGCCCGCTCCAGGTGCGCGCTGCGCACCGAGCCGTAGACCCGGGCCCTGCGGTAGCGGGTCTTCCTCACAGCAGGTGAGGGTATCGGTACGCTGCAGCACCGGCCGGGCGCCGGCCGGCCGAGGTGGCTGCCTCCGGTCCCCCCACCGCAGAGGAGTCGACCGGGTGAGCCGACGGCTGACCGTGCTGCAGTCCTTCCCCGAGCCCCGCGCGACGACCAACCCCTACGTCGTGACGCTCCGGCGGAGCCTCGACGCGCGGCCCGACCTCGAGGTGCTGACCTTCAGCTGGTCCCGGGCGCTGCGGGCCCGCTACGACGTGCTGCACGTGCACTGGCCGGAGAACCTGCTCAAGGGGGGCACCCGAGGGCGCGCGCTGGCCCGGCGACTGCTGTTCGTGGCGCTGCTGGCCCGGCTCACGCTGCGGTCGACCCCGGTCGTGGCGACCGTGCACAACCTCCGGCCGCAGGAGGGCCTCCCCCGCTCCCAGCGGTTCCTGCTCGGGCTGCTCGGCCGGCGCGTCGCCGTCCGGGTGCTGCTCAACGAACAGACCCTGGTGCCCCCGGGGACGGCGGCCGTGACCGTCCTGCACGGGCACTACCGCGAGTGGTTCGCCGACCACCCCCGCCCGCCCCGAGAGCCCGGCCGGGTCGCCTACGTCGGGCTCATCCGGCCGTACAAGGACGTCGGTCGGCTGATCCGGGTGTTCGGCACCACCGCGGACGCCGCCCCCTCGGCCCGGCTGCAGGTGGCCGGGCAGCCGCTGACCCCGGAGCTGGCCGACGAGCTGCACGCGGCGGCTGCCGCCGACCCCCGGGTGGAGCTGACGCTGGAGTTCCTGCCCGACGACCGGCTGGTCGACGCGGTCGGCCGCGCGACGCTCGTGGCCCTCCCCTACCGCGAGATGCACAACTCCGGTGCCGCGCTCATGGCGCTGTCCCTCGACCGGCCCGTCCTGGTCCCCCGTAACCCGGTCACCGACCTGCTCGCCGCGGAGGTGGGCGAGGAGTGGGTGCACCGCTATGACGGCGAGCTCAGCGGTGCCGTGCTGCTTCAGGCGCTGCAGCAGGCCGCGGACCACGAGCCGGGGTTGCGCCCGGACCTCGGACGGCGCGAGTGGGACCAGGCCGGCCGCGACCACGAGGACGCCTACCGGTGGGCCGTCCGGCTGCGGGGTCGGCGGCGGGACGCGGACCCCGAGCCGCACTGACCCGCGTACCACCGGTGCGGGTCAGCCGGCGTGGGACGTCGCGGCGGGCACCCGGCGGTACTCCTGGTAGACGACGCCGAGGGTCCCCGCCAGCAGGCCCGCGCCGCGGCAGGCGGTCCGCAGACCCCGGGCGCGGTGCACCCGGGAGCGCAGCGCGGCGCCGACCAGCCACCGCGCCAGCCCCCCGGCCAGTCGCGGGCACCCCCGACGTGCGGCCTGGAGCCGGGCCGCCCACCGCGCCCCGGGTGTGGCCGCGAGCGCCAGGTCGACCCGGCTTGCCGAGTTCCCGGACCGGAACGCCCGCCGCAGCACCCAGTCCCGGGTCATCCGCGCGGCGGGTACCGCATCCGTCACCACGGCCTCGTCGCACCAGGTCATCGGCCCCACCTCGGCCAGCTGGCGGGTGAACAACGTGTCGCTGCCGCCGCTCAGCCCGAAGGTGACGTCGAAGCGGGTGCCGGCGGCGCGCACCGCGGCCACGTCCAGCAGCAGGTTGTTGGTGGCGGCGACGTCGATCGGGGTGTCGGTGGCGAGCCGCCGGCGCCGGAAGAACGCCCCGTCGGCGACCCACGGGTCCAGTGGACCGGCGAAGTCGGAGACGACCGCCCCGGCCACGGCGACGGCGCCGGTGCGCCGGTGCGCGGCCACCAGGTGCCCGAGCCAGCCGGGGTGCGGGCGTTCGTCGTCGTCGATGAACACGAGCAGGTCGCCGGTCACCTCGTCGAGCACCCGGTTGCGCGCGGCGGCGATGCCCGGGGCCGGCTCCACCACGTGCCGCGTGCGACCGCCGCCGACCCGCTCGACCACCGGGCCACCGCTGCCGTCGGGGTCGTTGTCCACGACGAGCACGTCGACGGCGAGCCCGTCGCGCTCGACCTCGGTCGCCTGCTCGAGCAGCAGGGGCAGCAGGGCCGCCAGGTCGTCGGGACGCCGGAAGGTCAGCACCCCGATGGTCACGGTCCGTGCGGTCACGGCTGGTCCTCTCCTGCGCCGGTGACCAGCTGGGCCACCCGGGCGCGGTACCGGTCCGGTGCGTGCCGCAGCCGGGCCTCCTCGGCGTCGGTCAGGGCATCGGCGGTCACGTCCGGCCACCGGGCGACGACCCGCTCGACGGCGTCGGCCCACGCCACCACGTCCTCCGGCGGGACCGCCTGGGCCGAGGCGCGCCCCGCGACGGCCTCCTGCAGACCACCGCAGGCGCTGACCACGACCGGCCGGGCGGCCAGCACCGCCTCCACCGCCGTGTTGCCGAACGGCTCGGCCAGGACCGAGGGCACCAGGACCACGTCCGCACGGGCGAGCGCGTCCCAGACGTCGGGCACGAAGCCGGTCAGCTCGACCCGGTCGGTCAGCCGGGCGCCCGCCACCTGGTCGCGCAGCTGCTGCTCGAACCACTCGTAGCCGGGGAAGACCGCGCCCAGCAGCTGCAGCCGGGCGTCCACCCCCCGCGACACGAGCTCCGCCAGGACGGCGACGGCCACCTGCGGGCCCTTGCGGGGGGAGAGCCGCCCCACGAAGGCCAGCTGCACGGGCCCGCTCAGCCGGGACCGGGCGGGCTCGGTGCTGGGCGGGCCGCCCACGCCGTTGTCGACCAGCACCGCTCGCGCCCCGGTGCGCGGCAGCACGGCCGCGAGCACCGAGCGGCTGTACTCGCTGTTCACCAGGACCGTGCGCGCGGCCAGCGCGGGCAGGGCCAGCGCCAGGCGCACCGGGGCGGGAGCACGGTCCTCGGCCTCGTGCACGTGCAGCACCACCGGACGGCCGGCGACCCGGGCCAGCAACGGCCACAGCGGGAGGGTCTGGGTGTTCACGTAGACCGGACCCGAGCCGGTCCGCCGGAGCAGCCGCCAGGCCGGCCGTATCCCGGTCAGCAGGTCACCGGCCAGCCGCAGCGCGCCGCGGGGGGTCAGCGCGCTCTTGCGCAGCACCGGGGTCGGGCAGGTCTCGACCCGGGCCCCGCGTCCGCGCAGTTCCGCGGCGAGCGGGCCGTCGCCGGGGAGGGCCACCACGACCGGGGCGCCGGCCTCGACCAGGCCGGTCACGGACTCCAGCAGCATGCGGTCGGAACCGTAGAGCTCGGCGCCCGGGTGCACCACCAGCACGGCCGTCGGCGTTCCGGTGCCGGTCCGGCCGGCACGGCGGGTGAGCAGCGCCCGGGCCGCGACGGCCAGGCCCTCCACCGAGCCGTGGACGGCGGCGAGCAGCAGGCCCGGCTGGTGCAGCAGCTGGCGGCGCCCGCCCCGCAGCAGGATCTCCCGGCTCACCGCGGGGGTGGCCCAGACCCACCGGAGCAGCTGGCGGCGTCCCAGGTTGCGGGCGGCGAACAGCAGCCGGTTGCGGCAGTTGTAGCGGTAGTAGAGGGCCGACTTCGCCCGCCCGCGCCGGGGGCCCTGGGTGCCGCCGGCGTCGTGCACCGCGACCAGGTCCGAACGGACCGTGAGCGTCCCGCC
The Modestobacter marinus DNA segment above includes these coding regions:
- a CDS encoding glycosyltransferase family 4 protein → MRKTRYRRARVYGSVRSAHLERAHALPPATILHQRWRYDFDPALTEGLDLVRGRLPSLAVTILRSRLAAVEVNEPLLRPGLWKTSVAVAAAGLSARLHRTGTLVVSYAIENRDNYAPEPDAHLRRRVRARLDRAMTRFVARRVDRLAFGTSAAAELYAADLGPELQDCRTAVVPALPAPCDCAVPAIRDPDQVVFVGAFAARKGLGELVAAWPEVVRQHPAARLTLVGQGPLESAGRELADRVPGVEVVVAPPREEVHRHQRRAAVLVLLSQRTPTWREQVGLPVVEGLAHGCTVVTTEETGLADWLAGHGHEVLPAGAPVAEVAAGLVRSLRARRPAASVLADLPHRDGRLAADEWMFQGAGEPGAATGGR
- a CDS encoding glycosyl transferase; amino-acid sequence: MSRRLTVLQSFPEPRATTNPYVVTLRRSLDARPDLEVLTFSWSRALRARYDVLHVHWPENLLKGGTRGRALARRLLFVALLARLTLRSTPVVATVHNLRPQEGLPRSQRFLLGLLGRRVAVRVLLNEQTLVPPGTAAVTVLHGHYREWFADHPRPPREPGRVAYVGLIRPYKDVGRLIRVFGTTADAAPSARLQVAGQPLTPELADELHAAAAADPRVELTLEFLPDDRLVDAVGRATLVALPYREMHNSGAALMALSLDRPVLVPRNPVTDLLAAEVGEEWVHRYDGELSGAVLLQALQQAADHEPGLRPDLGRREWDQAGRDHEDAYRWAVRLRGRRRDADPEPH
- a CDS encoding glycosyltransferase family 2 protein, whose translation is MTARTVTIGVLTFRRPDDLAALLPLLLEQATEVERDGLAVDVLVVDNDPDGSGGPVVERVGGGRTRHVVEPAPGIAAARNRVLDEVTGDLLVFIDDDERPHPGWLGHLVAAHRRTGAVAVAGAVVSDFAGPLDPWVADGAFFRRRRLATDTPIDVAATNNLLLDVAAVRAAGTRFDVTFGLSGGSDTLFTRQLAEVGPMTWCDEAVVTDAVPAARMTRDWVLRRAFRSGNSASRVDLALAATPGARWAARLQAARRGCPRLAGGLARWLVGAALRSRVHRARGLRTACRGAGLLAGTLGVVYQEYRRVPAATSHAG
- a CDS encoding glycosyltransferase; this encodes MSSTLRSGTRPVPGPAERAGEATGVLGLVVVNYGSSRLIEANLAGADPTGPSVRVVVVDNFSSTAERQAVETLTAARGWDLVALPDNRGFGAAVNAGIDAARQAGCVTFLLLNPDASIAPAVVEELRRHSLREPLALLSPRIVTPEGAVFFDGAQLYTDTGRLRGRRPAGPRSRPGGPVEEWLTGACLVVHDDLLRRAGGLAEDFFLYWEDVEFSHRCLAAGGTLTVRSDLVAVHDAGGTQGPRRGRAKSALYYRYNCRNRLLFAARNLGRRQLLRWVWATPAVSREILLRGGRRQLLHQPGLLLAAVHGSVEGLAVAARALLTRRAGRTGTGTPTAVLVVHPGAELYGSDRMLLESVTGLVEAGAPVVVALPGDGPLAAELRGRGARVETCPTPVLRKSALTPRGALRLAGDLLTGIRPAWRLLRRTGSGPVYVNTQTLPLWPLLARVAGRPVVLHVHEAEDRAPAPVRLALALPALAARTVLVNSEYSRSVLAAVLPRTGARAVLVDNGVGGPPSTEPARSRLSGPVQLAFVGRLSPRKGPQVAVAVLAELVSRGVDARLQLLGAVFPGYEWFEQQLRDQVAGARLTDRVELTGFVPDVWDALARADVVLVPSVLAEPFGNTAVEAVLAARPVVVSACGGLQEAVAGRASAQAVPPEDVVAWADAVERVVARWPDVTADALTDAEEARLRHAPDRYRARVAQLVTGAGEDQP